Proteins co-encoded in one Cytobacillus sp. NJ13 genomic window:
- the ald gene encoding alanine dehydrogenase — translation MIIGVPKEVKNNENRVSVVPASVSAFVNAGHTVWIEKGAGAGSGISDQEYERAGATVVSSAKEAWSADMVMKVKEPQPDEYQYFRKGLILFTYLHLAAEPELTKALVDKKVTSVAYETIQLDNKSLPLLTPMSEVAGRMSVQLGAQFLEKIHGGKGVLLGGVPGVKPGKVVIIGGGVVGTNAAKMAVGLGADVSIIDISAERLRQLDDLFSGRVRTVMSNPFNIAQEVKSADLVIGAVLIPGAKAPQLVTEEMVMQMEKKSVIIDVAIDQGGSIETIDHITSHDTPTYVKHGVLHYAVPNIPGAVARTSTYALANTTAPYAIMLANTGIENSILKYPFLEKGVNTMNGKVTHQRVAEAQNYPYTPTHELTHKIPAAT, via the coding sequence ATGATTATTGGTGTGCCAAAAGAAGTAAAGAATAATGAAAACCGGGTTTCCGTTGTACCGGCAAGTGTTTCTGCATTTGTTAATGCCGGCCATACGGTCTGGATTGAGAAGGGGGCAGGTGCAGGAAGCGGCATCTCTGACCAGGAATATGAAAGGGCTGGTGCAACGGTTGTTTCAAGTGCAAAAGAGGCATGGTCTGCGGATATGGTCATGAAGGTTAAAGAGCCGCAGCCAGATGAATATCAATATTTTCGAAAAGGATTAATTCTCTTTACTTACTTGCATCTGGCAGCCGAACCAGAATTGACAAAGGCTTTGGTCGATAAAAAAGTTACCTCGGTTGCATATGAAACCATTCAGCTGGATAACAAATCATTGCCGCTCCTAACTCCTATGAGCGAAGTTGCCGGAAGGATGTCTGTCCAGCTTGGAGCTCAATTTCTTGAAAAGATTCATGGTGGAAAAGGAGTCCTCTTAGGCGGAGTTCCTGGTGTGAAGCCTGGAAAAGTGGTGATTATTGGCGGTGGAGTTGTTGGGACAAATGCCGCAAAAATGGCAGTTGGCCTCGGTGCAGATGTTAGCATCATCGATATAAGCGCTGAAAGACTCCGTCAGCTGGACGATCTTTTTTCAGGCAGGGTGAGAACGGTCATGTCAAATCCTTTCAATATCGCCCAGGAAGTAAAAAGTGCCGATTTAGTGATAGGGGCTGTTCTCATCCCCGGTGCAAAAGCACCTCAGTTAGTAACCGAAGAAATGGTTATGCAAATGGAAAAGAAGTCGGTCATTATTGATGTTGCCATTGATCAGGGCGGTTCAATCGAAACCATCGATCATATTACCTCACATGATACTCCAACATATGTAAAGCATGGTGTTTTGCATTATGCTGTTCCAAACATCCCGGGCGCTGTAGCAAGAACTTCCACCTATGCCCTCGCCAATACTACAGCACCATATGCTATAATGCTCGCTAATACTGGGATCGAAAATTCTATTTTAAAGTATCCTTTTCTTGAAAAAGGGGTCAATACCATGAATGGAAAGGTCACTCATCAGAGAGTTGCAGAGGCGCAAAACTACCCTTATACACCCACCCATGAATTAACACATAAAATTCCAGCCGCAACATGA
- a CDS encoding 2OG-Fe(II) oxygenase has translation MEMDASYKEQTIFDHVGNKIITEDREIHIIARFAEPLIVILGNVLSHEECDQLIQQSKDRMQRSKVANSLEADELRTSSSTFFHEGENETVARIEKRVSQIMNIPVEHGEGLQILNYKIGQEYKAHFDFFSSTSRAASNPRISTLVMYLNDVEQGGETYFPKLNISVSPQKGMAVYFEYFYNDQNLNDLTLHGGAPVVIGDKWAATQWMRRKKL, from the coding sequence ATGGAAATGGATGCATCTTATAAAGAACAAACGATTTTTGATCATGTTGGAAATAAGATTATTACAGAAGATCGGGAAATTCATATAATTGCCAGATTTGCAGAACCATTGATCGTGATTCTGGGGAATGTTTTAAGCCATGAAGAATGTGACCAGCTGATTCAGCAATCAAAAGATCGCATGCAGCGTTCAAAAGTTGCCAACTCCCTTGAAGCTGATGAATTAAGAACCAGCAGCAGTACTTTTTTCCATGAAGGGGAAAATGAAACTGTCGCGAGAATCGAAAAAAGAGTATCACAAATCATGAACATTCCAGTTGAGCATGGTGAAGGGCTTCAGATCCTTAATTATAAAATAGGCCAGGAATATAAAGCTCATTTTGACTTCTTCTCTTCTACCAGCAGAGCAGCAAGCAATCCGAGAATCAGCACGCTTGTCATGTACCTGAATGATGTGGAACAGGGCGGGGAAACGTATTTTCCAAAGCTTAACATTTCCGTTTCTCCACAAAAAGGCATGGCAGTGTATTTCGAATACTTTTATAATGATCAGAACTTAAACGACCTGACTCTTCATGGCGGAGCACCTGTTGTCATCGGTGATAAATGGGCAGCTACGCAATGGATGAGGAGAAAGAAATTATAG
- a CDS encoding SDR family oxidoreductase yields the protein MKLQDKVAIVTGAASGMGKAIAELYAKEGASVIAADLNLEGAEAAAKEITANGGKAKAVQVNVSKQEDIERMIDQAVHEFGTLDILVNNAGIMDGFEPVGDIQDERWDLIFDINTKGVMRAMRKAIPLFLAKGKGVIINTASTGGLNGAHAGAAYGASKHAVIGLTKNTAYMYANSGIRCNAIAPGGVETNIASSMKNLNEFGFGRTKAVQGVMPRVGKPEEIAQVALFLASDDSSFVNGSVIVADGGWTAAF from the coding sequence ATGAAGCTTCAGGATAAAGTAGCGATTGTAACAGGTGCAGCATCAGGAATGGGAAAAGCGATTGCGGAGTTGTACGCAAAGGAAGGTGCAAGCGTCATTGCGGCTGACCTGAACCTGGAAGGGGCCGAGGCTGCGGCAAAGGAAATTACTGCGAATGGCGGAAAGGCCAAAGCTGTTCAGGTTAATGTTTCAAAACAAGAAGATATTGAAAGAATGATAGATCAAGCAGTACATGAATTTGGAACGCTGGATATTCTGGTGAATAACGCAGGAATTATGGACGGATTTGAACCTGTTGGTGACATCCAGGATGAACGATGGGATTTAATATTTGATATCAATACGAAAGGCGTCATGCGCGCCATGAGAAAAGCCATCCCGCTCTTTTTAGCAAAAGGGAAAGGGGTAATCATCAATACTGCTTCTACAGGCGGATTAAATGGTGCCCATGCAGGTGCTGCTTATGGGGCATCAAAGCATGCCGTAATAGGGCTTACGAAAAACACTGCCTATATGTACGCAAACAGCGGCATCCGCTGTAACGCCATTGCACCAGGCGGTGTGGAAACAAACATCGCTTCTTCAATGAAAAACCTGAATGAATTTGGATTCGGCCGTACGAAGGCTGTTCAGGGTGTTATGCCAAGAGTCGGAAAGCCGGAGGAAATTGCACAGGTTGCATTATTCCTGGCATCTGATGATTCCAGCTTTGTTAATGGATCCGTGATTGTTGCTGATGGCGGATGGACAGCAGCGTTCTAA
- the xsc gene encoding sulfoacetaldehyde acetyltransferase, with the protein MAKAEKELAAIKTKKVKMTPSEAIVETLVKEGVTHISGILGSAFMDLLDLLPTAGIRFIGVRHEQSAAHMEDAYTRVSGVAGVVIGQNGPGITNMVTSVAAANQAHTPMVVISPSAGTPTVGWDGFQECDQVSVFKAITKETVRVTHPGRVADCLRTAFRIAYAERGPVLFDIPRDYFYGEVEDVILEPHQYRVDNRGCGSLEQIDQAVELLASAKNPVIISGRGVVDSDGIEAVKEIADHLTIPVAVSYMHNDAFPANEPLAVGPIGYMGSKAAMNTLKDADVVLAIGTRLSVFGTLPCYDIDYFPKNAKIIQIDINPRNIARTHPVEIGIIGDAKAASVEIAKRLKEKVPNKQINSERMAKVTNEKEQWEKELVDLAMVEGSPINPRRALLELTKVLPENAIVTTDIGNVSSTANAYLKFNSGRKHVAALTFGNTGFAYPSALGAKLANPNSPVVAIVGDGAWGMSLHEVSTAVEENIPVVACVFNNNAWCAEKKNQVDFYNNRFVGADIQNPDFAEVARSMGAQGMSVDKPEDVGPAILQAIESNKPTVIDIQVDGTQLAPPFRKDALKMPTRLLPKYAHLDHKNW; encoded by the coding sequence ATGGCAAAAGCAGAAAAAGAATTAGCAGCTATCAAAACAAAAAAGGTGAAAATGACACCAAGTGAGGCTATTGTAGAAACATTAGTTAAGGAAGGTGTCACACATATTTCCGGGATTTTGGGATCAGCTTTCATGGATCTATTAGACTTGCTTCCAACTGCCGGGATCCGCTTCATCGGCGTGCGGCATGAGCAAAGCGCTGCCCATATGGAAGATGCCTATACTCGAGTAAGCGGAGTTGCCGGGGTGGTGATTGGCCAGAATGGACCAGGAATCACCAATATGGTAACGTCGGTTGCGGCTGCGAATCAGGCTCACACTCCTATGGTCGTCATTTCTCCTTCAGCAGGAACACCTACTGTCGGATGGGACGGTTTCCAGGAGTGCGATCAGGTTTCAGTTTTTAAAGCAATTACAAAGGAAACCGTTCGGGTCACACATCCGGGGCGTGTGGCGGATTGCCTGAGGACTGCCTTTAGAATCGCTTACGCAGAGAGAGGTCCAGTGCTATTTGATATTCCGCGGGATTATTTTTATGGGGAAGTGGAAGATGTAATCCTTGAACCTCATCAGTATCGTGTGGATAATAGGGGCTGCGGATCATTAGAGCAGATTGATCAGGCTGTGGAATTGCTTGCTTCAGCCAAGAACCCTGTCATCATTTCCGGCAGGGGGGTAGTAGATTCAGATGGAATAGAGGCAGTGAAGGAAATTGCCGATCATTTAACGATTCCTGTAGCTGTTTCATATATGCACAATGATGCCTTCCCGGCAAATGAACCTTTAGCAGTTGGACCTATTGGGTATATGGGGTCAAAAGCAGCTATGAATACACTAAAGGATGCAGATGTGGTGCTCGCTATCGGGACTAGATTATCTGTCTTTGGAACATTGCCATGCTATGACATCGATTACTTTCCGAAAAACGCAAAGATTATCCAAATCGATATCAATCCCCGCAATATCGCCAGGACCCATCCAGTAGAGATCGGGATCATTGGAGATGCAAAAGCAGCTTCAGTTGAAATCGCAAAAAGGTTAAAAGAAAAAGTGCCAAATAAGCAAATCAATTCTGAGAGAATGGCAAAAGTCACAAATGAAAAAGAACAATGGGAAAAAGAACTTGTCGATCTGGCCATGGTGGAAGGAAGTCCAATTAATCCGCGAAGGGCGCTCCTGGAGCTTACGAAGGTCCTGCCGGAAAACGCAATTGTTACTACAGATATCGGGAATGTATCTTCTACCGCAAATGCCTATTTAAAATTCAATTCCGGCCGCAAGCATGTTGCAGCCTTAACATTTGGGAATACAGGCTTTGCCTATCCGTCAGCATTAGGTGCAAAGCTTGCAAATCCGAATAGCCCTGTAGTAGCCATCGTAGGGGATGGCGCATGGGGAATGAGCCTGCATGAAGTAAGTACGGCTGTGGAGGAGAACATTCCAGTAGTTGCATGTGTTTTTAATAACAATGCCTGGTGTGCGGAAAAGAAAAACCAAGTAGATTTTTATAATAATCGCTTTGTAGGAGCGGATATCCAGAATCCTGATTTTGCAGAAGTGGCAAGGTCCATGGGGGCACAGGGAATGAGTGTAGACAAACCTGAGGACGTAGGGCCAGCTATTCTCCAGGCAATAGAATCCAATAAACCGACAGTCATTGATATCCAGGTGGATGGCACACAATTGGCACCTCCATTCCGCAAAGATGCGTTAAAGATGCCGACTCGTCTCCTGCCGAAATATGCTCACCTTGATCATAAAAACTGGTAG
- a CDS encoding sodium:solute symporter family protein — protein sequence MSWYFGYILAYFIFMFAIGIYYFTKIKTSDSYLIAGWNMGFWNIVGTIISTNCGAAVFIGWIGMGFTMGVSGFFKFALPAMLVSMLLIFFFSRPLRRQRLYTLADLFSERFGAKTGIIPSVLSAFIYSVPTTALQIVGMSTVFSIAFNMNVKTGIVLSFILILGFTILGGLVATIVTDAIQSVILIVGIVMLAYAALQFGGGMEHILSNTPRDFLTPLGANGLGDVLLFALSVAPFYLVWQSTWQRIFASKTEDIAIKAGLTGYAITLCISVLPYSIGIMARQFVPADIHPDLIFSYVTVEMLPPYIGGIILIGLLSALMTGADSFILQGSSNITQDLYHRLLNPNATEKQMMFVSRLSVVIISVLSLVVAFALTDIVSMYQWALRLSATTLVFPFLAIMFWRRTTNTAVITSMLLACFTTILWPLLKTGIDQTIPGFIISFSSLVLISLWTKHSSAENVKAVYWEDLPSANRKIDDIDSAENKAV from the coding sequence ATGAGCTGGTATTTTGGATACATTCTAGCGTATTTTATTTTCATGTTCGCTATTGGAATCTATTATTTTACAAAAATTAAAACCTCAGACAGTTATTTAATTGCAGGCTGGAATATGGGTTTTTGGAATATTGTCGGAACGATTATCAGCACGAACTGCGGGGCTGCGGTTTTTATTGGCTGGATTGGAATGGGATTCACAATGGGCGTATCGGGATTTTTTAAATTTGCTTTACCAGCCATGCTTGTCAGTATGCTCTTGATCTTCTTCTTTAGCCGTCCATTAAGGAGACAGAGATTGTATACACTTGCTGACCTTTTTAGTGAAAGATTTGGAGCAAAAACCGGTATCATTCCATCCGTGTTATCTGCTTTCATATACTCAGTTCCCACTACTGCCCTGCAGATTGTAGGGATGAGTACCGTATTCAGCATTGCTTTTAATATGAATGTGAAAACTGGAATTGTGCTGTCTTTTATTTTGATTCTCGGCTTTACGATTTTGGGTGGCTTAGTAGCGACAATTGTAACGGATGCCATTCAAAGCGTAATTCTGATTGTAGGGATTGTTATGCTTGCATATGCTGCCTTGCAATTTGGCGGAGGGATGGAACACATTCTCAGTAACACGCCGAGAGATTTTTTAACTCCGCTGGGTGCGAATGGACTCGGGGATGTCCTGCTATTTGCCCTTTCTGTAGCTCCGTTCTACTTAGTTTGGCAATCCACATGGCAGCGGATCTTTGCTTCCAAGACAGAGGATATTGCCATTAAAGCTGGCTTAACAGGTTATGCCATTACCCTATGTATTTCAGTGCTTCCATATAGTATAGGAATTATGGCAAGGCAATTTGTGCCAGCCGATATTCACCCAGATTTAATTTTCTCCTATGTAACCGTGGAAATGCTTCCTCCGTATATTGGAGGCATTATTCTGATCGGACTCCTATCAGCACTTATGACAGGTGCAGACTCCTTCATTTTACAAGGAAGCTCTAATATTACTCAGGATTTGTATCACCGGCTATTAAACCCCAATGCCACTGAAAAGCAAATGATGTTTGTTTCCCGCTTGAGTGTAGTGATTATATCAGTATTATCTCTGGTAGTCGCCTTTGCTTTAACAGATATAGTCAGCATGTATCAATGGGCACTCAGGCTATCAGCAACAACTCTTGTGTTTCCGTTTCTGGCCATTATGTTTTGGAGGAGGACAACCAACACCGCTGTCATTACCAGCATGCTTCTGGCTTGTTTCACTACCATACTTTGGCCTCTTCTCAAAACAGGAATAGATCAGACAATTCCCGGCTTTATCATATCTTTTAGTTCGCTTGTCTTGATTAGTCTCTGGACCAAACATTCATCAGCAGAAAATGTAAAGGCTGTTTACTGGGAAGACCTTCCTTCAGCAAATAGAAAGATAGACGATATCGATTCAGCAGAAAACAAAGCTGTCTAA
- a CDS encoding YitT family protein — translation MYRKSVQYYLSQRRKGNFSTFKNGLIIIFGATLVAVSLQLFLVKNYVIDGGIVGLSIILSHVFHVDVGALILVLNLPFLVAGFFFLGGRFLVLSLFASSVLAGETYILAPFEEVTNHPLLIIILGGLLLGMGVGLIIRFGACLDGTEVLAILFSERLPLTIGQCILLMNTIIFGSSVFLFGITEAAYSLATFFVAYKTIDTIIMKS, via the coding sequence GTGTATAGAAAAAGCGTTCAATACTATTTAAGCCAAAGACGAAAGGGTAATTTTTCCACCTTTAAAAATGGGCTGATTATCATATTCGGAGCAACACTTGTGGCTGTTTCCCTGCAATTATTCCTTGTGAAAAATTATGTTATTGATGGAGGCATTGTTGGATTGAGCATCATCCTTTCACATGTCTTTCATGTAGATGTAGGTGCCTTGATCCTGGTGTTAAATCTCCCCTTTTTAGTGGCAGGCTTTTTCTTTTTAGGGGGAAGATTTTTGGTGTTAAGCCTGTTTGCCAGTTCCGTGCTGGCAGGGGAGACATACATATTGGCCCCATTTGAGGAAGTGACTAACCATCCCCTGCTGATCATTATTCTGGGCGGCCTTTTGCTGGGTATGGGAGTGGGTCTCATTATTCGGTTTGGAGCCTGTCTGGATGGTACAGAAGTTTTGGCGATTTTATTCAGTGAGCGTTTGCCTTTAACTATCGGGCAATGCATCCTTTTAATGAATACCATTATCTTTGGCAGTTCTGTTTTTTTATTCGGCATCACAGAAGCCGCATACTCCCTTGCAACATTTTTTGTTGCTTATAAAACCATAGATACCATTATAATGAAGTCTTAA
- a CDS encoding GntR family transcriptional regulator → MTELDSKSPIPLHIQLKNKLQELIDNRTFNEKIPSERELMDTYKVSRSTVREAVSHLVNEGVLKKVHGKGTFISKKPIEEWLGNITSTTEVIKKMGMKPDAKLLDNGIIVPAKEIVEASGLTEAYFIKRIRYANDKPLALESQYYPIEIGENLAQYDIEKGTLYDLLEQSLDLKFAEAEQMITSTYLSKEEADLLGVPCSLSVLHIERLLTDINGNLIEYYSAYFRSDMYSFRIKLSKNYS, encoded by the coding sequence ATGACAGAGTTAGATTCCAAAAGTCCTATTCCGCTTCACATACAGCTAAAGAATAAGCTGCAGGAGCTCATAGACAATCGTACTTTCAATGAGAAAATTCCAAGTGAAAGAGAGTTGATGGATACATATAAAGTGAGCAGAAGCACAGTGAGAGAGGCAGTTTCCCATTTAGTAAACGAAGGTGTGCTAAAGAAAGTCCATGGAAAAGGCACTTTTATTTCAAAGAAACCGATTGAGGAGTGGCTTGGGAATATTACAAGTACAACAGAAGTGATTAAAAAAATGGGGATGAAGCCGGATGCAAAATTATTGGACAATGGCATCATTGTTCCAGCAAAAGAAATTGTGGAAGCCAGCGGACTTACAGAGGCATACTTTATAAAGCGGATTCGCTATGCAAACGATAAGCCATTGGCCCTTGAAAGTCAGTATTATCCTATTGAAATTGGTGAAAATCTCGCCCAATATGATATTGAAAAGGGGACATTGTATGATCTGCTTGAACAAAGTTTAGACTTAAAGTTTGCAGAAGCTGAACAGATGATTACAAGTACTTATTTATCCAAAGAAGAAGCAGACCTGCTTGGTGTTCCATGTTCCTTAAGTGTGCTTCACATAGAACGGCTATTAACAGACATAAATGGAAACTTAATAGAATACTACTCTGCTTATTTTCGTTCGGATATGTACTCATTTAGAATAAAACTATCAAAGAATTATAGTTAA
- a CDS encoding nucleoside deaminase, with protein MDHFMKRAIELAINNVKDGGQPFGAVLVKDQDIVAEGVNELHKKHDVSGHAEMLAIRRAQEQFQTNDLAGFTMYASGEPCPMCLTAMYFAGIDKVYYCQSVDDAFNAGLGKSKMIYEDLKNSRDERGLKMVQMPLNVDQDNPMKLWKKKV; from the coding sequence ATGGATCACTTCATGAAACGGGCTATTGAACTGGCTATTAACAATGTAAAAGACGGAGGCCAGCCCTTCGGTGCAGTTCTGGTGAAAGATCAGGACATCGTTGCTGAAGGCGTGAATGAATTGCATAAAAAGCATGATGTCAGCGGGCATGCGGAAATGCTTGCTATCCGGCGGGCACAGGAGCAGTTTCAAACGAATGATTTAGCCGGCTTTACGATGTATGCAAGCGGGGAACCTTGCCCGATGTGTTTAACTGCCATGTATTTCGCAGGCATCGACAAGGTGTACTATTGCCAATCAGTTGACGACGCTTTTAATGCAGGTTTAGGCAAGTCTAAAATGATTTATGAGGATTTGAAAAACTCAAGAGATGAACGGGGACTTAAAATGGTGCAAATGCCATTAAATGTGGATCAAGACAATCCAATGAAGCTTTGGAAAAAGAAAGTTTAA
- a CDS encoding aspartate aminotransferase family protein translates to MSTVELNDNKKLTDQDQEHLWHAMSRHTEGSSPMIAKSGEGSWFTDMDGNRYLDGVSGLWCLNLGHGRKEIADAAAEQMMQLSYFPLTLSHAPAIKLSAKISELLGDSYKTFFSNSGSEANETAFKIARQYHNQNGNPGKYKFISRYRAYHGSTLGALSATAQANRRVKYDPGMPGFLHVPPPYSYRCPFGEDVKDCDKVAADMIDQVIQWEGAETVAAVIMEPFISGGGVIIPSSEYLQRVAQICKKHDVLLIMDEVVSGFGRTGKMFGFMHSEGVQPDIVTMAKGLTSGYLPLGATAVHSRIYEKFKEQGTDNHFRHVSTYGGHPASCAVALKNIEIIERENIVSRVEVLGESILGSLKDLQSHKNVGEVRSAGFLYGIEMVEDKETKQPASDQLLAKVIALCKEKGLIIGRNGDTVPGFNNVLIIAPPLSSTEDDLKFVVETVKSAFKEI, encoded by the coding sequence ATGTCTACAGTAGAACTGAATGATAACAAAAAGTTAACTGATCAGGATCAGGAACACTTATGGCATGCGATGAGCCGGCATACAGAAGGAAGCAGTCCGATGATTGCCAAATCAGGTGAAGGCTCCTGGTTTACTGATATGGATGGCAATCGATATTTGGATGGTGTATCCGGTCTTTGGTGCCTGAACCTGGGACACGGGCGGAAAGAAATTGCAGACGCCGCTGCAGAGCAAATGATGCAGCTGTCGTATTTCCCTCTGACATTAAGCCATGCACCAGCCATTAAGTTATCTGCAAAAATTAGTGAATTGCTGGGGGATTCCTATAAAACCTTTTTCTCAAATAGCGGTTCCGAAGCGAATGAAACCGCATTCAAAATAGCGAGGCAATACCATAATCAGAATGGCAATCCGGGTAAATATAAATTTATTTCACGCTACCGTGCCTATCATGGTTCAACTTTAGGTGCTTTAAGTGCTACTGCACAGGCCAATAGGAGAGTGAAATACGATCCTGGCATGCCGGGATTCCTGCATGTTCCTCCTCCTTACAGCTATCGCTGTCCATTTGGCGAGGATGTGAAGGATTGCGATAAAGTCGCAGCTGACATGATAGACCAGGTCATCCAATGGGAAGGTGCCGAAACGGTTGCTGCAGTCATAATGGAGCCTTTCATTTCAGGCGGGGGAGTTATTATCCCTTCTTCTGAATATCTGCAGAGGGTGGCACAAATCTGCAAAAAACATGATGTCCTCCTGATAATGGATGAGGTTGTATCCGGATTCGGGCGAACGGGCAAAATGTTTGGATTTATGCATTCGGAGGGTGTTCAGCCTGATATCGTAACGATGGCAAAAGGGTTGACCAGCGGCTATCTGCCGCTTGGAGCTACTGCAGTTCATTCCAGAATTTATGAGAAATTTAAGGAGCAAGGCACAGATAACCATTTCCGCCACGTCTCAACATATGGGGGACATCCGGCAAGCTGTGCAGTAGCATTGAAAAATATCGAAATTATCGAAAGGGAGAATATTGTCAGCAGGGTAGAGGTGCTGGGTGAAAGCATTTTAGGCAGCTTAAAAGATTTGCAGTCTCATAAGAATGTAGGCGAAGTCAGAAGCGCCGGTTTCTTATATGGCATTGAAATGGTTGAAGACAAGGAAACGAAACAGCCCGCTTCTGATCAATTACTGGCAAAGGTCATTGCACTATGTAAAGAAAAAGGCCTGATCATTGGCAGAAATGGGGATACAGTGCCTGGTTTCAATAATGTCCTTATTATTGCACCACCGCTTTCTTCTACAGAAGATGACTTAAAATTTGTTGTTGAGACGGTCAAAAGTGCATTTAAAGAAATTTAG